Proteins encoded by one window of Streptococcus suis S735:
- the recU gene encoding Holliday junction resolvase RecU produces MVNYPHKVSKKINRTSPISSQRVNFANRGMSFEAAINDSNQYYLAHDIAVIHKKPTPVQIVKVDYPKRSRAKIVEAYFRQASTTDYSGVFKRHYIDFEAKETRQKASMPMKNFHAHQIEHMKQVVKQGGICFVLLHFSTLKETYLLPATHLIEFYQVDMGSKSMPLTFIRQYGFEIQMGRFPSIPYLEIVEKNLLGGESFENYNN; encoded by the coding sequence ATGGTCAATTATCCTCATAAGGTGTCAAAAAAAATCAATAGAACCAGTCCTATTTCATCCCAGCGAGTAAACTTTGCTAATCGCGGAATGTCTTTTGAGGCCGCTATCAACGATAGCAATCAATATTACCTTGCGCACGATATTGCTGTCATTCACAAGAAGCCAACTCCCGTGCAAATTGTAAAAGTTGATTACCCCAAACGGAGCCGTGCTAAGATTGTCGAAGCATACTTTCGACAGGCATCTACCACAGACTACTCTGGTGTTTTTAAAAGACATTATATTGATTTTGAAGCGAAAGAGACACGCCAAAAAGCATCCATGCCCATGAAAAATTTTCATGCGCATCAGATTGAACACATGAAACAGGTTGTTAAACAAGGTGGTATTTGTTTTGTCCTTCTTCACTTTTCAACATTAAAAGAAACCTATCTCTTGCCAGCCACTCATTTGATCGAATTTTATCAAGTAGACATGGGTAGTAAGTCGATGCCTCTAACCTTTATTCGACAATACGGCTTTGAGATTCAAATGGGGCGTTTCCCCAGCATCCCATATCTGGAAATCGTTGAAAAAAATCTATTAGGTGGTGAATCTTTTGAAAACTACAACAATTAA